The nucleotide window TCACGTCCACACCTGAACCGCATCGAGGAAGGGCCCGCTCCGGAATGACCGCCGTCACCCGCAGTGAACACGATCTGCTTGGCGACCGAGACGTTCCCGTAGACGCCTACTGGGGTGTTCACACGCTGCGCGCCACGGAGAACTTCCCCATCTCGGGCATGACCATCTCCGCCTACCCGCACCTGATCGACGCGCTCGCCGCGGTCAAGGAGGCCGCCGCCCGCGCCAACGAGGAGCTCGGCCTGCTGGAGCCGAGGAAGGCCGCCGCGATCGTCGAGGCCTGCCGGGAGATACGCGAGGGCAAGCTGCACGACCAGTTCGTCGTCGACGTCATCCAGGGCGGAGCCGGCACCTCGACGAACATGAACGCCAACGAGGTCGTCGCCAACAGGGCGTTGGAGCTGCTGGGCCACGACAAGGGCCAGTACCAGTACGTGCACCCCAACGAGGACGTCAACCTCGGCCAGTCCACCAACGACGTCTACCCGACCGCGGTCAAGGTCGCGACGGTCTTCGCGGTCCGTGGACTGCTCAAGGCGATGGCCGTCCTCCAGGACTCCTTCGCCCGCAAGGCCGTCGAGTTCCGCGAGGTCCTCAAGATGGGCCGTACACAGTTGCAGGACGCGGTGCCGATGACGCTCGGCCAGGAGTTCTCCGCATACGCCGTCATGATTGACGAGGACCGCCACCGTCTTGCCGAGGCCGTCGAGCTGATCCATGAGATCAACCTGGGTGCCACGGCGATCGGCACCGGGCTCAACGCCCCCGCCGGATACGCCGAGTCGGCCCGTCGCCACCTCTCCGAGATCACCGGACTGCCGCTGGTCACGGCCGCGAACCTGGTCGAGGCCACCCAGGACTGCGGCGCGTTCGTGCAGATGTCCGGCGTGCTCAAGCGCATCGCCGTCAAGCTCTCCAAGAGCTGCAACGACCTGCGCCTGCTGTCCTCCGGGCCGCGCGCGGGCCTCGGCGAGATCAACCTGCCACCGGTGCAGGCCGGTTCGTCCATCATGCCCGGCAAGGTCAACCCGGTGATCCCCGAGGTCGTCAACCAGGTCGCCTTCGAGGTCATCGGCAACGACGTCACCATCACCATGGCCGCCGAGGCCGGACAGCTCCAGCTCAACGCCTTCGAGCCTGTCATCCTGCACTCCCTGTCGGAGTCCATCACCCACCTGCGCGCCGCCTGCCTCACCCTCGCCGAACGCTGCGTGGACGGCATCACCGCCAACACCGAGGCGCTGCGCGCGAGGGTGGAGAACTCCATCGGCCTGGTCACCGCCCTCAACCCGCACATCGGCTACACCGCGGCCACCGACATCGCCAAAGAGGCCCTCGCCAGCGGCCGGGGCGTCGCCGAACTCGTCCTGGAGAAAGGCCTGTTGCCGGCCGAGACCCTCGCCGACCTGCTGCGCCCCGAGGTCGTGGCCGGCCGGAGTCGGGCCCTGACCTGACATGCCCGGCGTACCGGCCCGGCGGGCAGCAGGCGGTTTCGTCGGGGTGGTGAGCCGTGGACCGGTGCCGCGGCTACCAACCTCTCAAGCTCAAGAAAGGAAATGGCATGTCCCTTCTGAAGACCATCGACACCAATCCCTCCTCCGCTCCGCACGAGTCCGCCCCGCTCCCGGAACGCCTGATCTCCGGCAACCCCGCCTTCAAGACCTGGGCCCAGGACGTCGCCCGCGGGGAGACGATCCGTACGGGCGTCTGGGAAGCGACGCCCGGCGAGACGCGCTCGATCAAGGGCGAGACCTTCGAGTTCTGCCACATCCTCTCCGGCATCGTCGAACTCACGCCGGAAGGAGGCGAACCGGCGGTCTACAAGGCAGGCGACAGCTTTGTCATGAAGCCGGGCTTCGTCGGTGTCTGGAAGACCATTGAAACCGTGCGCAAGGTCTATGTGATCGTGACGTGATGCTGATGCCGCGCGACTCGGCCGTAGCCCACCCGGTTCGATGCGGCGGGGGCTGGAAACGGAGCGAACCTACTCCGCCACCGCGCCGGCCCCCGACCCCGCACGGCAGTCGGCGGTGAGGCCAGGGCAGTGCGATGCCGTCCAGCTTGCCGGCTTGTGCGTCGTCGACCAGGTTGGTGAACTGGTCGAAGCTCATCTGAACG belongs to Streptomyces graminofaciens and includes:
- the aspA gene encoding aspartate ammonia-lyase → MTAVTRSEHDLLGDRDVPVDAYWGVHTLRATENFPISGMTISAYPHLIDALAAVKEAAARANEELGLLEPRKAAAIVEACREIREGKLHDQFVVDVIQGGAGTSTNMNANEVVANRALELLGHDKGQYQYVHPNEDVNLGQSTNDVYPTAVKVATVFAVRGLLKAMAVLQDSFARKAVEFREVLKMGRTQLQDAVPMTLGQEFSAYAVMIDEDRHRLAEAVELIHEINLGATAIGTGLNAPAGYAESARRHLSEITGLPLVTAANLVEATQDCGAFVQMSGVLKRIAVKLSKSCNDLRLLSSGPRAGLGEINLPPVQAGSSIMPGKVNPVIPEVVNQVAFEVIGNDVTITMAAEAGQLQLNAFEPVILHSLSESITHLRAACLTLAERCVDGITANTEALRARVENSIGLVTALNPHIGYTAATDIAKEALASGRGVAELVLEKGLLPAETLADLLRPEVVAGRSRALT
- a CDS encoding cupin domain-containing protein, whose protein sequence is MSLLKTIDTNPSSAPHESAPLPERLISGNPAFKTWAQDVARGETIRTGVWEATPGETRSIKGETFEFCHILSGIVELTPEGGEPAVYKAGDSFVMKPGFVGVWKTIETVRKVYVIVT